A genomic segment from Thermotoga neapolitana DSM 4359 encodes:
- the ychF gene encoding redox-regulated ATPase YchF: MERVGIVGLPNAGKSSFFNFLTDNDVPAESFPFCTIEPNVGVLVVPDERVKILAKNEGSKKVVHPFVEIVDIAGLVKGASKGEGLGNQFLDHISKVDVIAHVVRVFESKTVSHPYQSVDPKRDIEIVETELILKDLETIQKRLEKRVKVARTGDRDAKREVELLEALQEFLSQGNRASKFPRRDEFEENLIRSLFLLTDKPQIFVFNVDELDEEKKKLIEDAIKDREEEYIIINVKLEEELKSLPEDEAELFRAEYNLPGNKKKEFFEKILKLLDLVRFLTATQNEARSWTIKRGATAYEAAGLIHSDIQKGFIKAEVIPFERYLEYGSFKKAREAGAVEAHGKDYVVREGDVIHFLFRA; this comes from the coding sequence TTGGAGAGGGTGGGAATAGTAGGCCTTCCGAACGCTGGAAAATCCTCTTTCTTCAACTTTCTGACCGATAACGATGTACCTGCGGAGAGTTTCCCGTTCTGTACGATAGAGCCAAACGTGGGAGTTCTCGTTGTGCCAGATGAGAGGGTGAAGATTCTTGCAAAAAACGAAGGATCAAAAAAAGTGGTCCACCCGTTCGTGGAGATCGTGGACATAGCGGGCCTTGTGAAAGGGGCAAGTAAAGGTGAAGGGCTCGGGAACCAGTTTCTCGATCACATAAGTAAAGTGGATGTCATAGCACATGTGGTGCGGGTGTTCGAGAGCAAAACGGTCTCCCATCCCTATCAGAGTGTAGACCCAAAAAGAGACATAGAGATAGTTGAGACCGAACTCATACTGAAAGATCTTGAGACCATCCAGAAGCGCCTGGAAAAAAGAGTAAAGGTTGCACGAACGGGTGACAGAGATGCAAAAAGAGAAGTGGAACTCCTGGAGGCTCTCCAGGAGTTTCTCTCTCAGGGAAACAGGGCATCGAAGTTTCCAAGACGTGACGAGTTCGAAGAAAACTTGATACGTTCCCTTTTTCTTCTCACCGACAAGCCCCAGATCTTCGTCTTCAACGTCGATGAACTGGACGAAGAGAAGAAAAAGTTAATAGAAGATGCAATTAAGGATAGAGAAGAAGAATACATTATAATAAATGTAAAGCTCGAGGAAGAACTCAAGTCACTCCCGGAGGATGAGGCAGAACTTTTCAGGGCAGAGTACAACCTTCCGGGTAACAAGAAGAAAGAGTTTTTCGAGAAAATCCTGAAACTGCTCGATCTTGTGAGGTTTCTCACCGCAACACAGAACGAGGCAAGAAGCTGGACCATAAAGAGAGGAGCCACCGCTTACGAAGCCGCTGGTCTCATTCACTCAGACATACAGAAGGGGTTCATAAAGGCAGAAGTCATCCCCTTCGAGAGATACCTCGAATACGGCTCTTTCAAAAAAGCGCGTGAAGCCGGTGCTGTGGAAGCCCACGGAAAAGATTACGTTGTAAGAGAGGGGGATGTGATCCATTTCCTATTCCGTGCTTGA
- a CDS encoding divergent PAP2 family protein translates to MLDVWKIFRSTPFTTAVVSFLVAQFIKFLIKRDVKMLKSYGGMPSGHVATVSGLAWSLARSTGFDSPYTSIASIFLVIIFMDAIVLRPAVKKDLGHSFLEALAGFGLGMLIAHLFPARLHLW, encoded by the coding sequence GTGCTTGATGTCTGGAAGATATTTCGAAGCACGCCGTTCACAACGGCAGTTGTTTCATTCCTGGTGGCACAGTTCATAAAGTTTCTGATCAAAAGAGACGTTAAGATGCTGAAAAGTTACGGAGGCATGCCCAGTGGACACGTTGCCACCGTGTCCGGACTTGCGTGGTCGCTCGCTCGAAGCACGGGGTTCGACTCTCCCTACACGTCGATCGCTTCCATATTCCTTGTGATCATATTCATGGATGCCATCGTTTTGAGACCTGCGGTGAAGAAGGATCTTGGGCACAGTTTCCTTGAAGCGCTCGCTGGTTTTGGTCTTGGTATGCTCATAGCCCATCTTTTTCCGGCCCGGC